The genomic stretch GCCACAAATCCAAGTCGACCAAGAGATTTCAAATAAAGCCCGACGCTCTTTAGAGCGCATGCTCGAGGTGCAATAACATGCAATCACGGTATCTAAGTAATGTTACACAAGATTTATCAATCGTCGATACTGGAGCCGTTGTGATTGGCTCCGGTATAGGTGGCCTGTTTGCTGCCCATTGTTTAAGCGAGCATAAAGACGTAGTGCTCGTAACGAAGCGTGCGATTGCTGAGAGTAATACAAATTATGCGCAAGGCGGAATTGCAGCCGCTATTTCAGAGAAGGATTCTCCAGAATTACACCGTAAGGACACGTTATATGCGGGCGTAGACTTATGTGATGAACAAGCTGTGGAGATTCTAGTCAATGAAGGACCACAAAGAATTTTAGAACTCATAGAATTAGGTACCCGTTTTGACATGTTTGAAGGGGAATTAGCCCTCGCTAAAGAAGGTGCTCATAGTTGCAGGAGGATTTTGCGCGCCCGTGGTGATGCTACTGGTGCTGAAATCGTACGTGCTCTAGTAAAGGCAGTGCGCAAGAATCATAAAATTGAAAAACTAGAGAATCATTTCGCAATTGATGTCATTACGGAATCGAATCAAATTCGCGGAGTGCTGGTGCAAGATGATTGTGGGGAAGTAATTTTTTATCGCACGCCGATAGTAGTCTTAGCAACTGGTGGAATCGGCCAACTATTTCGTTACACGACGAATCCAGATATTGCGACTGGTGATGGAGTGGCAATTGCTTATCGCGCGGGGGCGGTTATTTCAAACCTAGAATTCTATCAATTTCATCCTACGGTATTAAGTTATCCTGGAGCCCCGAGATTCCTGATTTCCGAGGCAGTTCGCGGGGAAGGAGCATTACTTAGAAACATTCACGGCGAGCGCTTTATGGTCGATCGGCATGAAATGGCTGAGCTTGCACCACGTGATGTGGTAGCTCGTTGTATCGTTGAAGAAATGGAACGAACGAAAGCTACATACGTGTTTCTTGATATTACACATGAGAAATCAGATGAGTTATATGAAAGATTTCCTACGATATACGAAAAGTGTTTGCAATATGGGCTGGATATCAGTTCTGACTGGATTCCAGTAGCACCGGCTGCCCATTATGCCATGGGGGGCGTGCGCACCAACGAGTGGGGTGAAACAGAAGTAAGGGGATTGTTTGCTTGTGGGGAAGTGGCTTGTACGGGTGTGCATGGAGCGAATCGATTAGCGAGCAACTCGCTTTCTGAGGCTTTAGTGTATGCGAGACGTATTGCTACCAAAGCAAAAGATTTTATACAGGATGAAATGGGACACAGATACCCATACCAACTACCAAACTTAATTCAAAAACCTAACAGCAAGCTTCAATACATCAATGAGCGCCGACTGCGTCTACAGAAGTTAATGCTTCGTTATGTCGGGCTTAAACGCAACAAAGAAGGTTTATTACAAGCATTAGAGGATTTTAAGAAGTTCTCACCGATGGAGGGATATGCTTATAGCCAAGTAAGTGAATTCGAATTTATGAATTTACTAACCTGTGCTACACTCATGACAATGGGTGCTTTAGCCCGGACAGAGAGTAGAGGGGCCCACTATCGACTGGATTATCCACAGACGGAAAACTCGTGGCAAAAAGTAGTATCTATACATAAAGAACGAGGTGTGACTATCGATGATATCAATTTCTAAACTAATTGAATTGGCTTTGGAGGAAGATGTCTTCTCCGGTGATATCACGTCACTAACAACAGTTCCAGCAGATGCTTATGGCCAGGGCATGGTTCACATGAAAGCAGATGGAGTTATCTCTGGAGTTGAGGTAGCACGAGAGGTATTTCGACAAATCGATGAGCGAATACAATTTACCCATTTAGTAATGGATGGAGATATTGTAACCAAAGGACAGACAATTATTACCTTAGAAGGTCCATTGCGCTCGATTTTGACAGGGGAACGGGTTGCGCTGAATTTCATGCAGCGGATGTCAGGGATTGCGACGAAAACACATACGGTTACATCACTGATTCAAGAATTCCCAACGAGGGTGGTAGATACTAGAAAAACAACGCCTCTGTTACGGATTTTGGAAAAGCAGGCTGTACGAGACGGCGGAGGTAAAAACCACCGCTTTGGATTGTATGATGCGGTTATGATTAAAGATAATCACATCAAAGCTGCTGGAGGAATAACGAAGGCTGTGCGGGCAGCCCGTCAAGGGATTCCTCACACGATGAAGATAGAAGTAGAAGTTGAGAATTTCGACCAATTGCGCGAGGCCATTGAGTCTAAGTGCGATATAATTATGCTAGATAACATGAGTCCATCCGATATGAAGTTAGCTGTCGATAGGATTGCTGGCCGCGCTCTTACAGAGGCTTCTGGTGGAATTACGGAACATAATATCATAGAAGTTGCGCAAGCAGGTGTCGATATTATCTCTTTAGGAAGCCTGACTCATACCATTGAAAGCTTAGATATTAGTCTGGACCTATTTGAAAAGAAGAACCAAGAATAAGCGAATAAAGTGGGTGAAGAAGTGCTACTCGTTATGGATGTTGGAAATACCAATATTGTGATTGGTGTCTATGAAGGTGAGTTTTTGAAATATCACTGGCGCATCGCTACGAATCGTGAGAAGACAGAAGATGAATATGGAATTACTGTGAGAAATTTATTTATCGATCGAGGCGTTCAGATTAAGGAAATTGATGCTGTTATTATCTCCTCCGTGGTACCTCCTATTATGTTTGCTTTAGAACGGATGGTAGAGAACTATATAGGCCTAAAACCTCTCATTGTAGGTCCTGGGATTAAGACGGGATTGAATATCTGTATTGAGAACCCGCGCGAAGTGGGGGCTGACCGCATCGTCAACGCTGTTGCGGCTGTGCATGAATACGGCGCACCGCTAATTTTAGTAGATTTCGGTACGGCTACGACATTTTGTGCCATTGATTCCAAAGGTAGTTATTTAGGAGGTGCTATTGCTCCTGGAATTCGCATCTCTACGGAGGCTCTTTTTAACAAAGCAGCCAAACTGCCAAGAATCGAGCTTGTCCGTCCACCGAAGGTGATTGGCAAGAATACGGTTAATTCCATGCAGTCAGGAATCATTTACGGATATATAGGACAATTAGAAGGCATTGTAAAGCGGATGAAGCAAGAAATTGCCCAAGATGATATGAAAGTAGTAGCAACGGGCGGACTTGCAGAGCTCATCGCAACAGAATGCTCTTGCGTAGACGTGATTGATGAGTTTTTAACCTTGAAAGGGCTGCGCATTTTGTATGAGCGAAACACCATAAAAGATAGTTAGAATTAATATAAAGAAACGTGATGAGAAATGCATAATTGCGTTTCTTTTTTTATGCTATATATCATTGTTATCACTAGCCCACATTTGCTATACTATGGAAAAGACCTATAATTCACTAGGAGAAAGTGGGATATAATGTCTGAATTCATTAAAATGAACCGACGCGATTGGATTAAGAGGGCGCTTACAAAGACCAAAGATGCCTCCTTGAAGACAACAATACAAGCCGCTGGAAGTTTCGCTGACTTATCCGAAACATTGAAAGAATATAAGTGGGAGACCTTGATTTCGAATCGCGACTTCACAGTATCGCCCAAACAATTAATGTTTCGTGGGAAGCTGTTATTTCTCGTACGTGTCGATGGGCAGGTAAAGGCACTCCATGGGATTTGTCCAGTAGATCAGCAATTAATATTTTGGCAAGGGCATACGCAACAATTTTTCTGTCCAAGCTGTAATCATAGATATAATTCTTTAGGGAATAGTGTGCGCACAGATGATAGCGATGAAGAAAGGAAAGTTCATTTGCAGGCAATACCGGTACGTGTAGTTAACGAACAGATTCAACTCAAGATTGACTAGTAGCATAAGCATTTTTGTTTTTAATAGAGGAATATTCCAGGAGGGGAAACGATGCACGAGTTGTCGGTCATGTCAGGGATTATCGATGTCGTATCTAATAGTGCTAGAGAAAATGGGATAGAAAAAGTCAAAAAAGTTCGTTTAATCGTTGGGCAAATGTCGAATGCATTGCCAGATGCCCTACAAATGGGCTTTGAAATGTTAAAAGAAACAGGACCTTTTACAGAGGATGCAGTACTTGAGATTGAGTTTATTAAGACGACTGTAAAATGCCTTGATTGCGAATACGAATATCATCCAGAGGAAGGATATATCTTCACTTGTCCTACATGTAAGAGTATCCGAACGGAAGTGATAGATGGGGAACAATTATATGTAGACTATTATGAAGGGGATGAATCCCATGACAGTTAAAATCGATGTGAAACAAAGCCCGATGGAGAAGAACAACGAGCAAGCGGCACTGAATAGAGAGCTATTAAACCAAAAAGGCATCTTTGCCATCAATCTCATGAGTTCGCCTGGCTCTGGCAAAACGACTCTATTAGAAAAGTTGGCAGATATGCTAGGCAAAGAGCTTAATATAGGAATCATAGAGGGAGACCTTGCAACGGAGCGCGATGCTGACAGAATCCGTGCAAAAGGGATTCAATGCATTCAAATTAACACTAACGGTGGCTGCCATATGGATTCGCATATGATTCGCAAAGTATTAGACCAATTCGATTTAGATCAAATGGATCTATTAATTATTGAGAATGTGGGAAATCTAGTATGTCCTTCCTCTTGGGATTTAGGAGAGCATAAGAAAGTTGTTGTACTTTCTGTAACGGAAGGCGCGGACAAGGTGGCGAAATATCCTACGATGTTCCGCAAAGCCGATGCAGTGATCGTAAATAAAGTAGATTTAATTCCATATATCAAATTTGACATGCAAGTCGTTATCGATGACTTACAAGCAATTCGGCCAAATATCGAATTATTCCAGGTTTCAGCT from Desulfuribacillus stibiiarsenatis encodes the following:
- the hypB gene encoding hydrogenase nickel incorporation protein HypB, coding for MTVKIDVKQSPMEKNNEQAALNRELLNQKGIFAINLMSSPGSGKTTLLEKLADMLGKELNIGIIEGDLATERDADRIRAKGIQCIQINTNGGCHMDSHMIRKVLDQFDLDQMDLLIIENVGNLVCPSSWDLGEHKKVVVLSVTEGADKVAKYPTMFRKADAVIVNKVDLIPYIKFDMQVVIDDLQAIRPNIELFQVSASTGENMEEWCAWLKGHLLK
- the nadC gene encoding carboxylating nicotinate-nucleotide diphosphorylase: MISISKLIELALEEDVFSGDITSLTTVPADAYGQGMVHMKADGVISGVEVAREVFRQIDERIQFTHLVMDGDIVTKGQTIITLEGPLRSILTGERVALNFMQRMSGIATKTHTVTSLIQEFPTRVVDTRKTTPLLRILEKQAVRDGGGKNHRFGLYDAVMIKDNHIKAAGGITKAVRAARQGIPHTMKIEVEVENFDQLREAIESKCDIIMLDNMSPSDMKLAVDRIAGRALTEASGGITEHNIIEVAQAGVDIISLGSLTHTIESLDISLDLFEKKNQE
- the hypA gene encoding hydrogenase maturation nickel metallochaperone HypA, which codes for MHELSVMSGIIDVVSNSARENGIEKVKKVRLIVGQMSNALPDALQMGFEMLKETGPFTEDAVLEIEFIKTTVKCLDCEYEYHPEEGYIFTCPTCKSIRTEVIDGEQLYVDYYEGDESHDS
- a CDS encoding type III pantothenate kinase encodes the protein MDVGNTNIVIGVYEGEFLKYHWRIATNREKTEDEYGITVRNLFIDRGVQIKEIDAVIISSVVPPIMFALERMVENYIGLKPLIVGPGIKTGLNICIENPREVGADRIVNAVAAVHEYGAPLILVDFGTATTFCAIDSKGSYLGGAIAPGIRISTEALFNKAAKLPRIELVRPPKVIGKNTVNSMQSGIIYGYIGQLEGIVKRMKQEIAQDDMKVVATGGLAELIATECSCVDVIDEFLTLKGLRILYERNTIKDS
- the nadB gene encoding L-aspartate oxidase; this encodes MQSRYLSNVTQDLSIVDTGAVVIGSGIGGLFAAHCLSEHKDVVLVTKRAIAESNTNYAQGGIAAAISEKDSPELHRKDTLYAGVDLCDEQAVEILVNEGPQRILELIELGTRFDMFEGELALAKEGAHSCRRILRARGDATGAEIVRALVKAVRKNHKIEKLENHFAIDVITESNQIRGVLVQDDCGEVIFYRTPIVVLATGGIGQLFRYTTNPDIATGDGVAIAYRAGAVISNLEFYQFHPTVLSYPGAPRFLISEAVRGEGALLRNIHGERFMVDRHEMAELAPRDVVARCIVEEMERTKATYVFLDITHEKSDELYERFPTIYEKCLQYGLDISSDWIPVAPAAHYAMGGVRTNEWGETEVRGLFACGEVACTGVHGANRLASNSLSEALVYARRIATKAKDFIQDEMGHRYPYQLPNLIQKPNSKLQYINERRLRLQKLMLRYVGLKRNKEGLLQALEDFKKFSPMEGYAYSQVSEFEFMNLLTCATLMTMGALARTESRGAHYRLDYPQTENSWQKVVSIHKERGVTIDDINF